A genomic region of Capnocytophaga canimorsus contains the following coding sequences:
- a CDS encoding M23 family metallopeptidase, giving the protein MKKNIVNLLLFLIFPFIIQAQQKHPTDAFVSPLDIPLLLSGNFGELRNNHFHAGLDFKTQGREGLSVYAAAQGYVSRIKVGLYGYGKVIYITHPNGYTSVYAHLQKFSPEIEKYVKQRQYAKKTFEIELFPKEGELPVNQKQLIGLSGNTGSSGGPHLHFEIRDADSKALNPLWFGYEIADNQPPAVYQLWAYSLDNKTQINGSQVPQSIHFTKQPDGSFLAESVTAEGFLGLGIQAIDRQDLTYHNNGVYKVTLQLNGTTQLQYVFDQLDFQQGRYINTFIDYQQLIENKSRTQLLYKTKSNPLKGIYSVLKNDGKLEILDGLSYMATVIVEDFNKNQTRINIPITGKKSPITEQKLPEEGKLLVAKRDQYFTLDKANVYFPVNTFYEDFLIQIENKNDTIRIHYPKIPVHRFYNLTIENTRFAAEELPKVFIAYVNEKNKIAYENTVRKGQTFSTRTRNLGTFVLMKDDIVPEVTPINFKNGAWVTDNTLQVAIKDELSGIAQYTATLNGAWVLFEYEAKKGVLTFDFSDIDTSKTDTYQLELKVADNVGNEQVLKMSFRKK; this is encoded by the coding sequence ATGAAAAAAAACATCGTAAACCTATTACTTTTTCTGATTTTTCCTTTTATAATCCAAGCTCAACAAAAACATCCTACCGATGCTTTTGTTTCGCCTTTGGATATTCCACTTTTGCTTTCTGGTAACTTTGGCGAATTGCGAAACAATCACTTTCACGCTGGGCTTGACTTTAAAACACAAGGACGAGAAGGGCTTTCGGTTTACGCCGCTGCACAAGGCTACGTGTCCCGAATTAAAGTGGGTTTGTACGGCTACGGAAAGGTTATTTACATAACGCATCCTAACGGATATACTTCGGTTTATGCTCATTTACAAAAATTTTCTCCAGAAATTGAAAAATATGTCAAACAACGACAATACGCAAAGAAAACGTTTGAAATAGAATTATTTCCGAAGGAGGGGGAACTTCCAGTTAATCAAAAACAACTCATCGGACTGAGCGGAAATACAGGAAGTAGTGGAGGACCTCACTTGCATTTTGAAATTCGTGACGCTGATTCAAAAGCACTTAATCCATTATGGTTTGGATACGAAATAGCAGATAATCAGCCTCCTGCGGTGTATCAGTTATGGGCATACTCTTTGGACAACAAAACGCAAATTAACGGTTCACAAGTTCCGCAATCCATTCACTTTACAAAGCAACCCGATGGTAGTTTTTTGGCAGAATCAGTTACCGCTGAAGGGTTTTTAGGTTTAGGTATTCAAGCTATTGATAGGCAAGATTTGACTTATCATAATAATGGGGTTTATAAAGTTACCTTGCAACTCAATGGAACCACTCAGTTGCAATACGTATTTGACCAATTGGATTTTCAACAAGGACGATACATAAATACATTTATTGATTATCAGCAACTTATTGAAAATAAGTCACGTACTCAATTGTTATATAAAACGAAAAGCAATCCGCTAAAAGGCATATATTCTGTACTCAAAAATGATGGAAAACTAGAAATTTTGGACGGACTTTCCTATATGGCAACTGTAATTGTTGAGGATTTTAATAAGAATCAAACCCGTATCAATATTCCAATAACGGGCAAAAAAAGCCCCATAACCGAACAAAAGCTCCCTGAAGAAGGAAAACTTTTGGTAGCTAAACGTGACCAGTATTTTACCTTAGATAAAGCTAATGTTTATTTTCCAGTAAATACTTTTTATGAAGATTTCCTCATTCAAATAGAAAATAAAAACGATACCATTCGGATACATTATCCTAAAATACCTGTACATCGTTTTTATAACTTAACTATTGAAAATACACGTTTTGCGGCAGAAGAGTTGCCTAAGGTATTTATCGCTTATGTTAATGAAAAAAATAAAATAGCATATGAAAATACAGTACGCAAAGGGCAAACGTTCTCTACCCGAACCCGAAATTTAGGAACTTTCGTGCTGATGAAAGATGACATCGTGCCTGAGGTAACTCCTATAAACTTCAAAAATGGGGCTTGGGTTACTGATAATACGCTACAAGTAGCTATAAAAGATGAACTTAGTGGTATTGCTCAATATACGGCAACTTTGAATGGAGCTTGGGTTTTGTTTGAGTACGAAGCTAAAAAAGGAGTACTTACCTTTGATTTTTCGGATATTGATACCTCAAAGACGGATACATATCAGCTTGAACTGAAAGTAGCTGATAATGTAGGTAATGAACAAGTACTAAAAATGTCTTTTCGTAAGAAGTAA
- a CDS encoding Tex family protein has translation MNNIQYIQNQYHSLREKQIEHTLSLLSQGCTIPFIARYRKDKTENLDEIAIGQIAKAQTDYENILKRKTTIFTAIEEQGKLTDTLKSKIENTFILSELEDLYLPFKKRKKTRGDVAKEKGLEPLAKTIMAQRTKDVQGEATKFISNQVLSEKQALEGASDIIAEWISENLFIRKTLRRMFQRNANIISQVIKNKSEDNEAQKFMMYFDWEEHLMKAPSHRILAMLRAESEGFVRLKIEINTDEALDFIEKNIIKSSGEVADFLSDTIADSYKRLLSPSIANEVLQEAKEQADSKAIAIFAENLKQLLLASPLGEKRILAIDPGFKTGCKVVCLDQKGDLLHNETLYPHPPQKDLTMAMKKLKSMVNAYQIEAIAIGNGTASRETEWFVKKIAFDRPLQVFVVNEAGASVYSASKIAREEFPTYDVTVRGAVSIGRRLADPLAELVKIDPKAIGVGQYQHDVNPTKLKEELDAVVAHCVNSVGINLNTAGKELLAYVSGIGEKMAENIVKYRSENGAFTQRKELLNVPRLGEKAYQQAVAFLRIHNGKNRLDNSAVHPEAYPIIEQMASDLKISSEALIGNTSAIAQIDIQRYINDDVGTMYLKDLLKELEKPGIDPRKSVKIFEFDPNVKTFDDVREGMLLAGIVNNITAFGCFVDIGIKESGLIHISQLKEGYVADVNEVVKLHQHVMVKVIEKDEQRRRIALKLENFV, from the coding sequence ATGAATAACATACAATATATTCAAAATCAATATCATTCACTTAGGGAAAAACAAATAGAACATACCTTGTCATTACTTTCGCAAGGATGTACCATTCCCTTTATTGCACGTTATCGCAAAGACAAGACCGAAAATTTAGATGAAATTGCCATTGGGCAAATAGCCAAAGCGCAAACCGATTATGAAAATATTTTAAAACGAAAAACCACCATCTTTACGGCCATTGAAGAGCAAGGAAAATTAACCGATACACTAAAATCAAAAATAGAAAACACTTTCATTTTGAGTGAATTGGAAGATTTGTATCTGCCTTTCAAAAAGAGAAAAAAAACGCGAGGTGATGTAGCCAAAGAAAAAGGATTAGAGCCTTTAGCTAAAACCATTATGGCTCAGCGAACTAAAGATGTACAAGGAGAAGCTACGAAATTTATTTCCAACCAAGTTCTCTCCGAAAAACAAGCGCTCGAAGGAGCTTCAGACATTATTGCTGAATGGATTAGCGAAAATTTGTTTATACGAAAAACACTTCGGCGAATGTTTCAGCGCAATGCCAATATCATATCACAAGTAATAAAAAATAAATCAGAAGATAATGAGGCTCAGAAATTTATGATGTATTTTGATTGGGAAGAACATTTGATGAAAGCCCCGTCGCATCGTATTTTGGCAATGCTCCGCGCTGAAAGTGAAGGGTTTGTTCGTTTAAAAATTGAAATCAATACCGATGAAGCCTTAGACTTTATCGAAAAAAACATCATAAAAAGCAGTGGTGAAGTCGCTGATTTTCTATCTGATACCATTGCTGACAGTTATAAACGTTTACTTTCGCCCTCTATAGCCAATGAGGTTTTACAAGAAGCCAAAGAACAAGCCGACAGCAAAGCCATAGCCATTTTTGCCGAAAACCTCAAACAACTTTTACTGGCTTCTCCCTTAGGCGAAAAACGGATTTTAGCCATCGACCCAGGATTTAAAACTGGATGCAAAGTGGTTTGTTTAGACCAAAAAGGCGATTTGTTACACAATGAAACCCTCTATCCGCATCCGCCGCAAAAAGACCTAACTATGGCGATGAAAAAATTAAAATCAATGGTAAACGCCTATCAAATAGAAGCAATTGCCATTGGCAACGGAACAGCCTCGCGTGAAACAGAATGGTTTGTCAAAAAAATCGCTTTTGACCGTCCGTTGCAAGTTTTTGTGGTGAACGAAGCAGGAGCCTCAGTATATTCAGCATCTAAAATTGCGCGTGAAGAATTTCCAACTTACGATGTTACCGTACGCGGTGCAGTTTCAATAGGTCGCCGACTTGCTGACCCTTTGGCTGAACTAGTCAAAATCGACCCCAAAGCCATTGGCGTAGGGCAATACCAACACGATGTAAATCCTACCAAACTAAAAGAAGAATTAGATGCCGTAGTGGCGCATTGTGTCAATTCAGTAGGAATAAACCTAAATACGGCAGGAAAAGAATTACTGGCTTATGTTTCGGGAATTGGCGAAAAAATGGCAGAAAATATTGTGAAATATCGTTCTGAAAATGGGGCTTTTACCCAGCGGAAAGAACTTTTAAACGTACCTCGATTAGGAGAAAAAGCATATCAACAAGCTGTGGCTTTTTTACGTATTCACAACGGAAAAAATCGGTTAGACAATTCGGCAGTACACCCCGAAGCCTATCCCATTATAGAACAAATGGCATCGGATTTAAAAATTTCCTCCGAAGCCTTAATAGGAAATACCTCAGCTATCGCTCAAATTGACATTCAAAGATATATAAATGATGATGTTGGAACGATGTATCTGAAAGATCTACTCAAAGAACTAGAAAAACCAGGTATAGACCCTCGAAAATCAGTAAAAATTTTTGAATTCGACCCCAATGTAAAAACTTTTGACGATGTACGTGAGGGAATGTTACTTGCAGGTATTGTCAATAATATTACGGCTTTTGGTTGCTTTGTAGATATCGGCATTAAAGAAAGCGGACTAATACACATTTCGCAACTCAAAGAAGGATACGTTGCCGACGTAAATGAAGTAGTAAAACTCCATCAACACGTTATGGTAAAGGTTATTGAAAAAGATGAACAACGCAGACGTATTGCTTTAAAACTTGAAAATTTCGTATAA
- a CDS encoding DUF4349 domain-containing protein: MKKYIYLLIFAGLLLSCGKNKTDNQLFAYESNDLQEDVEATLLDENAQIDAQKIIRNASLRFSVKDLSETEQFIIQLTNDYQGYIQEQEINEYDNSTQVYIPAKNFDQYLQKIKSKAETIISQRISTENVTSQFIDVQARIKNKKELEAVYTDLLKKSKTIEEILEIQRAINEIRTEIESTEGRLKYLEHNTKYSLINLRYFSETSKTQVGDSFWKKWKEAFTDGADMFGEFIIAISHLWVFFIVLIGILLTVFYTLKRKNKKQKL, translated from the coding sequence ATGAAAAAATATATTTATCTCCTGATTTTCGCAGGATTGTTGCTTTCTTGCGGTAAAAACAAAACTGATAATCAATTGTTTGCCTATGAATCTAATGATTTACAGGAAGATGTTGAAGCGACTTTACTTGATGAAAATGCACAAATAGATGCACAAAAAATCATACGAAATGCCAGTCTGCGTTTTTCGGTGAAAGATTTGTCCGAAACCGAGCAGTTTATCATCCAATTAACTAATGATTATCAAGGATATATACAAGAACAAGAAATTAATGAGTATGATAATTCAACTCAGGTGTATATCCCAGCCAAAAATTTTGATCAGTATCTTCAAAAAATAAAATCAAAGGCAGAAACCATTATTAGCCAACGTATTTCAACGGAAAATGTAACTTCTCAATTTATTGATGTTCAGGCTCGTATCAAAAACAAAAAGGAATTAGAAGCTGTTTATACCGATTTGTTAAAAAAATCAAAAACGATAGAAGAAATCTTAGAAATTCAAAGAGCAATCAATGAAATCCGAACAGAAATAGAAAGCACTGAGGGCAGACTTAAATATCTGGAACACAATACTAAGTATAGTTTAATTAACTTACGTTACTTTTCGGAGACCTCAAAAACCCAAGTGGGTGATTCCTTCTGGAAAAAATGGAAAGAAGCCTTTACCGATGGGGCTGATATGTTCGGAGAATTCATCATTGCCATTTCGCATTTGTGGGTGTTTTTTATCGTGCTAATCGGAATTTTATTAACTGTTTTTTACACGCTAAAACGCAAAAACAAAAAACAAAAGCTATAA
- a CDS encoding Rossmann-fold NAD(P)-binding domain-containing protein gives MNKIGIIGCGWLGLHLAKHFASENKVFTTTTSVEKQITLQTMGFEATQIFFPEEYTLEKTKIWECLQELETIIITIPFSKNTDIKRLENKFQNMLRFISNYNKSIFLMSSIGIYPQVEQPISEHTFQDEQLHQNMLYIENQFKKQFPQINILRLGGLMGGTRMLSKYKVSNLDQAVNHVHYEDVSLIVEKMILKHFVGKTYNIVAPLHPTKKQIIDYQNKIINNYSPIMNQGRIILGTLCSQELDYQYKHTNPIEFQ, from the coding sequence ATGAATAAAATAGGAATTATTGGTTGTGGTTGGTTAGGCTTGCATCTAGCAAAACATTTTGCTTCTGAAAATAAGGTTTTTACAACCACCACTTCTGTCGAAAAACAAATTACTTTGCAAACGATGGGATTTGAGGCGACACAAATATTTTTCCCTGAAGAATACACACTGGAAAAAACAAAAATATGGGAATGCCTTCAAGAATTAGAAACGATTATCATTACCATTCCTTTTTCAAAAAACACTGACATAAAACGACTTGAAAACAAATTTCAAAATATGTTGCGCTTTATAAGCAATTATAATAAATCCATTTTTTTGATGAGTTCAATAGGGATTTATCCGCAAGTTGAGCAACCTATTTCAGAACATACTTTCCAAGACGAACAACTTCATCAGAATATGTTGTATATTGAAAATCAGTTTAAGAAACAATTTCCTCAAATCAATATTTTGCGTTTAGGTGGACTGATGGGCGGTACACGTATGTTAAGCAAATACAAAGTGTCGAACCTTGACCAAGCTGTCAATCACGTACATTACGAAGACGTGAGTCTAATTGTAGAAAAAATGATATTAAAACATTTCGTTGGCAAAACGTACAATATTGTGGCTCCTTTACATCCTACAAAGAAACAAATTATTGATTATCAAAATAAAATAATCAACAACTATTCTCCTATAATGAATCAAGGTAGAATAATATTAGGGACTTTATGCTCTCAAGAATTAGATTATCAGTACAAACACACTAATCCGATAGAATTTCAATAA
- a CDS encoding acetyl-CoA carboxylase carboxyltransferase subunit alpha has translation MEYLDFELPIKELEEQMEKCAIIGDKSNVDMSDACKKLEKKLIQTKKEIYGNLTPWQRVQLSRHLSRPYTLDYINALCGDTFLELHGDRNVKDDKAMIGGFGKIDNQSFMVIGQQKGANTKMRQYRNFGMANPEGYRKALRLMKSAEKFGIPIVCFVDTPGAYPGIEAEERGQGEAIARNILEMSRLKVPVIVLIIGEGASGGALGIGIGDRVFMLENTWYSVISPESCSSILWRSWEYKKEAAEALKLTAPDMKKLKLVDDIIKEPLGGAHSDRETTFLTVKKVILETYEELKKLPTDKLIEKRMDKYLNMGVFKE, from the coding sequence ATGGAATATTTAGATTTTGAATTACCAATTAAGGAGCTGGAAGAGCAAATGGAAAAATGTGCCATCATTGGCGATAAAAGCAATGTGGATATGAGCGATGCTTGTAAAAAGCTCGAAAAAAAACTGATACAAACTAAAAAAGAAATTTACGGAAACCTAACACCTTGGCAAAGGGTTCAGCTTTCGCGTCATTTGTCTCGACCATATACTTTAGACTATATAAATGCTCTGTGTGGAGATACCTTTTTAGAGCTTCACGGTGATAGAAACGTAAAAGATGATAAAGCTATGATTGGAGGTTTCGGAAAAATTGACAATCAAAGTTTTATGGTAATCGGACAACAAAAGGGAGCCAATACCAAAATGCGGCAGTATCGCAATTTCGGAATGGCAAACCCCGAAGGATACCGCAAAGCATTACGGCTGATGAAATCGGCAGAGAAATTCGGAATTCCTATCGTTTGTTTTGTGGACACTCCAGGAGCCTACCCAGGAATAGAGGCCGAAGAACGCGGGCAAGGCGAAGCTATTGCGCGTAACATTTTAGAAATGTCAAGATTAAAAGTTCCTGTAATTGTGCTAATCATTGGAGAAGGAGCCTCAGGTGGGGCATTAGGCATTGGCATCGGTGACCGCGTATTTATGTTAGAAAATACTTGGTATTCGGTAATTTCGCCCGAATCGTGCTCTTCCATTCTTTGGAGAAGTTGGGAATATAAAAAAGAGGCAGCAGAAGCCTTAAAGCTCACCGCCCCAGATATGAAAAAACTCAAATTGGTAGATGACATCATCAAGGAACCATTAGGAGGAGCTCACTCCGATAGAGAAACTACTTTCCTTACCGTTAAAAAAGTGATTTTGGAAACTTACGAAGAACTCAAAAAGTTACCAACAGACAAACTCATTGAAAAACGTATGGATAAATACCTGAATATGGGTGTTTTCAAAGAATGA
- a CDS encoding cell division ATP-binding protein FtsE, with protein METPILQLHNVSVFQNANLILSNVNLTIKKGELVYLIGKTGTGKSSLMKLLYGDLPLKSGEGSVVDFDLKTLQEKQIPFLRRKLGVVFQDFKLLADRNVYDNLAFVLRATGWKETKQIQNRIKEVLVKVKMHTKAFKYPHELSGGEQQRVAIARALLNDPELILADEPTGNLDPETSVEIMRVLQEINTSGRTILMATHDYTLILKFPSRTLKCEGEKVFEVIQRTV; from the coding sequence ATGGAAACGCCTATCTTACAATTACATAATGTTTCAGTATTTCAGAATGCTAATCTGATACTTTCCAACGTAAATCTGACCATTAAAAAAGGAGAATTGGTATATTTGATTGGAAAGACAGGAACTGGAAAAAGTAGTTTGATGAAGCTACTCTATGGCGATTTACCACTCAAAAGTGGGGAAGGGAGCGTGGTGGACTTTGATTTGAAAACACTTCAAGAAAAGCAAATACCTTTTCTTAGACGCAAATTAGGAGTGGTTTTTCAAGACTTTAAATTACTTGCTGACCGTAATGTTTACGATAATTTAGCTTTTGTGCTTCGGGCTACTGGTTGGAAAGAAACCAAGCAGATTCAAAACCGAATCAAAGAAGTATTGGTTAAGGTAAAAATGCACACCAAAGCTTTCAAATATCCTCACGAACTTTCAGGAGGGGAGCAGCAACGTGTTGCCATTGCTAGAGCTTTACTTAACGACCCTGAACTGATTTTAGCTGACGAACCCACAGGAAATCTTGACCCTGAAACCAGCGTGGAAATTATGCGGGTATTGCAAGAAATCAATACTTCAGGGCGAACCATTCTGATGGCAACTCACGACTATACCCTCATTCTTAAATTTCCTTCCAGAACGCTCAAATGCGAAGGAGAAAAAGTATTTGAAGTTATCCAGCGTACCGTATAG
- the dnaB gene encoding replicative DNA helicase, whose translation MKETKTYPKPIPEGATLINLERGKVPPQDLNLEQAVLGAMMIDKKGVDEAIDILSPEVFYKPQHQYIYQAIHSLFKSSQPVDLLTVTEQLRKDGNLEAVGGEYYLIQLTLKVGSSAHIEAHSRIILQKFIQRSLIRISSEIIQDAYDETIDVLDLLDSAESKLYDVGQKNLKGVTESAEDLVKQALKKIEELSNRKDTFSGVPSGFTKLDKLTSGWQASDLIIIAARPGMGKTALTLSMARNIAVGQNIPVAFFSLEMSSVQLITRLISSETELSSEKLRTGKLELHEWDQLNSRVKDLEKAPLYIDDTPSLSIFDLRAKARRLASQYGIKLIIIDYLQLMTANASKGVGGNREQEISTISRNLKALAKELNIPVIALSQLSRAVETRQGQAKRPLLSDLRESGAIEQDADIVSFIYRPEYYKIEEWDDEAGTPTKNQAEFIVAKHRNGGLENIRLKFLGHFGKFDNLDEMDMPFEEIGSKMNDSDVFSSGFLPTPSSQDAFGNSTLGNENDNDIPF comes from the coding sequence ATGAAAGAAACAAAAACATACCCTAAACCCATACCCGAAGGCGCAACACTAATCAATCTGGAACGAGGAAAAGTACCTCCGCAGGATTTGAATTTGGAACAAGCCGTGCTTGGCGCTATGATGATTGACAAAAAAGGAGTTGATGAAGCCATTGACATTCTTAGTCCTGAAGTTTTTTACAAACCTCAACATCAATACATTTATCAAGCCATTCATAGCCTTTTTAAGAGTTCGCAACCCGTAGATTTACTCACTGTTACCGAACAATTGCGTAAAGACGGTAATTTGGAAGCTGTAGGAGGCGAATATTACCTGATTCAACTTACTTTAAAGGTAGGGTCATCGGCACATATTGAGGCGCACTCTCGTATCATCTTACAAAAATTCATACAACGCAGTCTAATACGCATCTCTTCAGAAATCATCCAAGATGCTTATGATGAAACCATTGATGTATTGGATTTATTAGATTCAGCAGAGTCTAAACTCTACGACGTAGGACAGAAAAACTTAAAAGGGGTTACTGAATCGGCAGAGGATTTGGTCAAACAAGCGCTGAAAAAAATCGAAGAACTTTCCAACAGAAAAGATACTTTTAGTGGTGTTCCCTCAGGATTTACCAAATTGGATAAACTTACTTCAGGTTGGCAAGCGAGCGATTTGATTATCATTGCAGCAAGACCTGGTATGGGAAAAACAGCCCTGACCCTTTCTATGGCGCGCAATATTGCCGTGGGGCAGAACATTCCTGTGGCTTTCTTTTCTTTGGAAATGTCTTCCGTACAACTTATCACACGTTTGATTTCATCAGAAACGGAACTTTCATCAGAAAAATTACGTACTGGAAAATTAGAGCTTCACGAATGGGACCAGCTCAACTCCCGAGTAAAAGACTTAGAAAAAGCTCCTTTATATATTGATGACACCCCGTCGCTTTCCATTTTTGATCTCCGTGCCAAAGCCCGAAGATTAGCCTCTCAATATGGCATTAAACTCATCATTATTGATTACTTACAGTTGATGACGGCAAACGCCTCTAAGGGCGTAGGCGGAAATCGTGAACAAGAAATCTCAACCATTTCCAGAAATTTAAAAGCTTTAGCAAAGGAGTTAAACATTCCTGTAATTGCGCTTTCGCAGCTCTCACGTGCCGTAGAAACGCGGCAAGGACAAGCCAAACGCCCATTGCTTTCTGACCTTCGTGAATCGGGAGCAATTGAGCAAGATGCTGATATTGTATCGTTTATATATCGACCCGAATACTATAAAATTGAAGAATGGGACGATGAGGCAGGAACCCCCACTAAAAATCAAGCCGAATTTATCGTTGCAAAGCACCGTAATGGTGGTTTGGAAAACATCCGATTGAAATTTTTGGGGCATTTTGGTAAATTCGATAACTTAGATGAAATGGATATGCCTTTCGAAGAAATCGGTTCGAAAATGAACGATAGTGATGTTTTTAGTAGTGGCTTCCTCCCTACTCCATCTAGTCAAGATGCCTTCGGAAACAGTACTTTAGGTAATGAAAACGATAACGATATACCTTTTTAA
- the sucC gene encoding ADP-forming succinate--CoA ligase subunit beta gives MNLHEYQGKEILSSFGVRVQRGIVAQSPKEAVDAAKQLTDETGTQWYVVKAQIHAGGRGKGGGVKLAKGLQEVEPIAEQIIGMNLVTPQTPAEGKKVHQVLIAEDVYYPGESQPAEFYISVLLDRAKGKNMIMYSTEGGMDIEAVAEKTPHLIFTEEIDPAVGLLPFQARQIAFNLGLSGEAFKDMVKFVTALYNAYVASDANLFEINPVLKTSDNKILAVDAKITLDDNALYRHKQYAQMRDLREENPIEVEAKAAGLNYVALDGNVGCMVNGAGLAMATMDLIKQAGGSPANFLDVGGTADAKRVETAFRIILKDPKVKAILVNIFGGIVRCDRVAQGIIDAYKNMGAEIQVPIIVRLQGTNAEIAKEMIDNSGLAVHSAIMFQEAADKVKEVLK, from the coding sequence ATGAATTTACACGAATATCAAGGAAAAGAAATACTTTCAAGCTTCGGAGTGCGTGTACAACGCGGTATCGTGGCTCAAAGCCCAAAAGAAGCAGTAGATGCAGCAAAACAACTTACCGACGAAACAGGAACACAGTGGTATGTAGTTAAAGCTCAAATTCACGCAGGTGGACGTGGAAAAGGAGGCGGAGTAAAGTTAGCCAAAGGGCTACAAGAGGTTGAACCCATTGCTGAGCAAATTATCGGAATGAATTTGGTAACCCCTCAAACTCCTGCCGAAGGGAAAAAAGTACACCAAGTACTTATCGCTGAAGATGTTTACTATCCTGGTGAGAGCCAACCTGCCGAATTCTATATATCGGTATTACTGGACAGAGCTAAAGGTAAAAATATGATTATGTACTCCACCGAAGGAGGGATGGACATTGAAGCGGTAGCTGAAAAAACGCCACATCTTATTTTTACAGAGGAAATTGACCCTGCCGTTGGATTATTACCTTTCCAAGCCAGACAAATAGCATTCAATTTAGGGCTTTCTGGTGAAGCGTTCAAAGATATGGTTAAATTTGTGACTGCCTTATACAATGCTTATGTTGCCTCTGACGCTAATCTTTTCGAAATCAACCCTGTACTGAAAACGTCCGATAATAAAATTTTAGCTGTAGACGCCAAAATTACTTTAGACGATAACGCGCTTTATCGCCATAAACAATATGCCCAAATGCGTGATTTACGTGAGGAAAACCCTATAGAGGTAGAAGCCAAAGCAGCAGGACTTAACTATGTAGCTTTAGATGGCAACGTAGGATGTATGGTCAACGGAGCTGGGCTGGCTATGGCAACTATGGATTTGATTAAACAAGCGGGAGGTTCACCTGCCAACTTTTTGGACGTAGGGGGTACTGCTGACGCCAAACGCGTGGAAACCGCTTTCCGAATCATTCTGAAAGACCCAAAAGTAAAAGCCATTTTGGTAAACATTTTTGGTGGAATTGTTCGCTGCGACAGAGTAGCCCAAGGTATTATTGATGCTTACAAAAATATGGGGGCAGAGATTCAAGTACCTATTATCGTAAGGCTACAAGGTACCAATGCCGAAATTGCTAAAGAAATGATAGACAACTCAGGATTAGCAGTACACTCAGCAATTATGTTCCAAGAGGCTGCTGACAAAGTGAAAGAAGTTTTAAAATAA